In the Salvia miltiorrhiza cultivar Shanhuang (shh) chromosome 8, IMPLAD_Smil_shh, whole genome shotgun sequence genome, ATAGCGCTTGCATCGAATGGCATGTCACTGCTTCCAAATTCCTATGgcattttaaatataaaaaaagttagtcaaataataattatatgttTGTAATGTCTAATATCATAATACTTACAACACTTAATTCTCCTGCTGTCTTTCCGATTAGTTGCATACATTCTCTATCCcataaaataaaagatgcaACTCCAGAGTCATCAGCTATCTCAACCCTTAGCCTATAcctgtatttttttataaatatgaaatatgtaattgttgggaaccttgtggaatatcctaacccttgttttgatgataccaaaattcataggacttaattgtaatagactagaattgttttgaactcaagtgttagagttcgtttctagtttagcttgcggtgtcgaagactgaagactgaagactgaagaacgaatgactgaagactgaagactgcagataccaactgaagtatcagttgaagaatcagttgaagactgattacttaatgcgcgcaaaggactgatactaaagtcaagtatcagttgaacattcctcctaggactgatcttccaacgttcagaggaagccacgtactcacaaagtacagccgcattaaatgcagagatctcaggatcttatctctgcagaggtcattcctatctggtggttacttttcagagacgtcacatctcctgtccatcaaagagagccgtttctacccagacaaggaacctcgaagattgaagcctcagcccaaattcgaattactctccaacggaagaaatcttgaggacgatttacgccaacggatctatttaagagttctcctacaaatagcgctcgaggatcacttcaaccttcaccgatttaacgacataagctgaagctctgccaaaattgctactcagccttaagcttaaactccccaaagcttgaatcgaagaagagaattccaaagccaaaatcagtcactgctgattacatacattctcttagaccttaggcataactctgttcacccagaagccaaaggtcaaacttgcttcaaagaacttgttctttgtaagtatagttggcactcgttcaaacctcccccccactactaaaaaaaatgctcatacataacggtaattttccgttatctatgtaccaaaaaaaacgttgtatatagtggtgttatgtatgagggcgctcatacataacggtaatataccgttatctatactatgtatacataacggtactaAGAGGATACATAACAGATGGAATACCGTTGTGTATAATTGTAATACGTAACGGTAAAATCtgttataaaatgtatttttttcgTTATGTATTGTaactatacataacgattttttatatttttcataacaGTTAATTACCGTTTTCTTATGATAgcatacataacagttttttaccgttataaaacttattttttctattataaaatgtatttcttATACACTTTGTTGTCGTTTATGCATAACGcttttttgtattttacataacggtaatttccgttatgtattttCAAATGCAGAATTCAAgcattttttttcctatttttgtaatttcctaaatacaaattatacaatatacaatatcctCAAACACAACATATATGCTACAACCtaaacatatattatataaatatttaatcatccaaataaCTCCATCCATCCATAATCAAACTGTTAAATATTAACCAACCAAGTAATGTATCTAAGTAGCTAGAATAGTCAATTTACAattttcaacaaaaaataaGTACTCTGAAGTAGCTTTCAGTCAACAACATTCCATTCATCCATCCAAACTTCCATCCTGCAAAAATGCGAAATGAAATCTGAAAATCAAACACAATCAATTCTAAGTCCGATGCATTGTGAAGGTACTAAATCTTGATGATTTACCCAATTCATTGAATTGATCCCAAGCTTCCTATCCTGCACATCTCAAACATAACACAAGTCGAGAAAATAATAGAGCTGTGATTTTCATTACAAGTTAACAAATAATCTCATCATAACCTGTCCATAGTAATAGGTAAATCACCATCTGCCCAAACAACTAAATATCATCACTTAGTAAgacattaatattatatatggaCTTACATAAAAAGCCACAAACTGCCCAAACAAGAACATCTCATTTGAAGCAAAACCCGAACCTGCACAAAGTCAAGAAGcataattaattcatactaAGCAAAAAATTAATTCGGAGAAGTAACTTGCAGAGCAAAATCATAGAGAAGAGACTCATAATACTCAGTTGTAAAAAAGTAGTTCGCCTGCTTGTCTTCTAGTGAATTCAGCTTACCATCCTATAATAGAACATACAAATTAAGAGTCAAACAATTATGCAATGTATAACATGTTCTGCACAAAATCAAATCAGTAGCCCTCAGTGACATCACGTTATCATATAATTTCCAACTACTAATTGTTATTTGGCATCAGAAAACCTAAGCATAATAAAATGCACATGCACCAGCACAAGCAAATTGAAAAGATACAAGCAAAGTTAAGGCTCTGTATCCCAAGAAATGCTGGCTGCTTCGGGTGAGGAAGCTCTACGATCTAACAACTAAGCATCAAGAGCACTGTAGATGCATTCCGCAGACaagatatatagatatatcatattttatataatgTCTGAAGCTATTAAAATTCTGATAACCAGATATCTAAGAGACAACAATTGATTTTTTCAAATCAATTCATGTAAAACCAAGAAGATAAACCTTATTGGTCACACATATCATACGATTTATTCTCCAGATACATCAGAAGACTGAGAAACACACAACCATGTTGCCCTATCACCCATATCCAGCAACTTCCTAACCCGAAAAACAGAGCCATGTTAAACAAAATGCCAAAGCTTACGGATATAGATCAAAATAATCCTCACTTTCcaaatataacaaaaatatataggATCCAATTCCTGCAACTTTTGTGATGCTAACTCGGCTGCCTCTATTTCTCCATGTTTCCTACATCCTCCTAGAAAAGCACTCCAGATAACACAATCCGGTTGCATAGGCATATTTCTTATGATGTTTTCAGCCTCCGATAAACGGCCAGATCTCCCTAGAATATCAACCATACAAGCATAATGATCAAGTTGAGGAGCTATACCATATCTCTCGCGCATGGTATCAAACATCTCAATCCCTTCCTTCACCATCCCGGCATGACTGCAAGATGTCATAAGCGCGACAAAAGTTGCTTCATCCGGTGCAACATCCATCTGTGCGAACAAATCCGAAGATGTCTCAGCCTTTCCATGCACAACATAAGCCTTCAACATTGAATTCCAAGAGACAACATCCCTTGATGACATGTCATGGAAAACTCGCTCAGCATTATCAACGGAACCACACCTGGAATAAGCATGAATCAAAGCATTATCAAGCTCAATTCCATTTAGAAAACCTGCTCTGACTACCTGACCATGCACTGCAGCAGCAGCACTCTCCGTCACCAGATTCGCACAAGCTTTTAACAACACGGTGAATACATAGCAATCCGGATAGAAATCATCCTCCCAACGCATCTGGTTGAAAAGGACTACAACTTGAGCATGGTCCCTTTCAACAGATGCAGCCATAACACCAGTCCACATAACAATGTCGCGATCCACAACACTCGTCTCCAAGAAGAGCTTACGACAAGCACCAACATCTCCAGAAAGAGTTGAATAGCATTTGATGAGTGAGGTCGCCACCCCAACATCCAAGTTCAAAGCCATTTTAATGCTGGCAGACTGCAACTGCAAACAACACTTTAGCCCCATAGCATTCTCACTGCCTACAGAGAGAGAAGATATCAAGCTAAAATAGGCAAATAACAATGCAGTCGGGAAGAACAATGAGGTCAGCTTTTTAGATGACAACATATGCAACCCATGAGGCTAATAAATCACAATATCAAGCTAAAATAGGCAAATAAAATCTGATTAAATGCCTGCATACACACTGACCTGGAAGAGTAAAAATGTTAAAGCAACAAGGTAAATGCAGATTGAGGAAAACtttcataaattcaaataaacTAGACGAATTTAGTTCAAATAAACTAGACGAATTCGGTTCAAATAAACTGGATGAATTTAGATGACAACAAACCCTAGACACTAATTTTTAGATGACAATATATGTAAATCGAGAGATTGAGGAAAATTTTACCAGAGAGAATCGGAGAAATCGGACACTAATTTAGCTCCGGCTGGCGAGGCCGGCTCGCGGTGGCCGTCTGAACTCTGGGGGAGGCTGGGGGCACGGCTGGACCCTGGGGCGACTGGAAAGGCCAGGCAGGGGCTCAGCCCTATGCGCGACTGCACGGTGCAGTCTCTGCAAGGAGGGGTGGCAGGGGGCGCACGGCTGAAGCGAGGGCGGCGCGCGGTGGCAGGTAGAAGGGACGGAGCGGGCGAAGGCAGACGGGGGAGGGGGAAATTGAGTATAAGGAAGGAGATGATTTGGTGATTTGGGTGGCGGGAGGGTTATATTTAGTTTTTAGaagaataattttgttttttttatataaaaaaaaaaaactcatagaTAACAATAGGGAATAACGGTTACAACTACCGTTATAAAttacgctcatacataacggtattctTAACGCTGAAACAATCGTTGTTGAATCCatgctcatacataacgatTGGGTTAACGGTTCAATAGCACTGTTATATATATCATAAATAGATAACGTTATTATGTAACGCTTAATTTGATACTGTTATAAATACATTTAGATAACACTACATACATAACAGAGATCcataaaaccgttatgtatattcaaaagtgcgctcatacataacggtttttgaccaaaaccgttatgtatgaaccgttatccctattttgatttttagtagtgccccataagagtgttttgagtgattcggaggtcagaagggttttctgactctgggagtcttagcacgggttgtgttaagcaagggaaatccgacgcgagtgaagcgtgggtactggagaagggttttcttcagtgtacggttgtgtgcacccgacaagcacacggtttggtttgtagtgcacctgttaagcacttgcggagtggattgttggtctgatcaaccaaccgtggatgtaggaaagggttttttcgaaccacgtaaaagtctctgtgttgtttacagctttcagttttacattcttacttgtgttatttcaattgataaactgaacactgactaactgcaaagagaaaccataaccaacaacttgctccaccgaggctatttcgaaactaagtttaatttccgctgcgtatgatatcagtctgactgatctatcttctgatagtcaggaagagtgttatcatctctgtttttgcaaactcgactgaagcccttacttgcatcagttaagttccagcaacttaactgataactctttactggagagctttcagtatcagtcgtaaaccctgtttggtcaaaactgaaaCAAGCgtccttgtttgcatgcaaagtttcgttttgatctctgactgagatccttctgattgaggattgattgaaaatagcccataggtgtattccccccccccccatacacctattcgagaccctcaggacctaacagtaatatcaaataataaaatagaacTAAAATATAATTACCTCGGTTTGCCATTGGTTTCATAAGTTTTGCAAAACTCACAATAGAATTTATCATCatctttcttcaattttttcaaacaaATTCTGCATGCCAAGTACGTCCATGCGTGGAGAGTTTTGACTGAGAAAATAGTTCCATAAATCCAGAATTTTCCATCCTGTAGtggaattaaattattatatatatatatatatatatatatatatatatagggggccgctccaatgagaccccctaattttagtgagatctagggcacgatctgatgagtttattttatcaatcctatggctgatattgtatctggatgatgattttttttcacagggttcgaatcctggagggagcagaatattttaaattttgttattcatcagcatatactgcattgttcatcagtatatacggccctgttcatcagtatatatgtcttattcattacgaattttttaaattttatttttcatcagtatatacatcttgttcattagatatacgttttgttcattagtattatatgtcttattcattgtcttagtgtttcacgaaaattatggggtctcactggagcgcgcccctatatatatatatatatatatagggtgtggttctagagagaactacattatttgtgagaacgggagaaccatcaaatctaatgcattcactgtaaaaattaatgcattcgctgttaaaattaatgcactaaaaaaattaaaaaaaattgctcccttcaggattcgaacctaggatctgcattcatccaacaagatgatacatccatcgtagatcttgatgatcgaatggctgaaagtggttctccgttctttttttatttatggttctttcttgaacctctccctatatatatatatatatatatatatatatataatatatagtatttatttaattatatttataaacaaCAAAAATATGTACCTCATTTGGAGACAATTCTGAAATTGTTTTGAATGAAGATTCTCCATCTTTAATTTCGTCATTAATGCTCCGTATGGttgtgtagtagcccgctcttttatttatgattaaaactagtaaatgcaaatttttttaaataaatccagtttatggtcctgattttttttcagaaacagagttattattttagctttatattttttttacgtatgagaaaaaaacgcgacgaggattattgagctattcaataattattatttccaagttataactgacttagcaaagtcatgttatttattaatcgagaaacagaagcagttatattttattaatgctACTAGAAGTCAATTATttcgactgcaacgcagattaaatctacggatttaatctagataTTAAATGGCTtatgaagtgaattaaatctacgtatttaatttatacacgaataatgaacagaagccagtattttattacaattacagaatcaccgagacatagaatatacatcattaatcctccactacattttttcccaccactacacctactcttccaccatccactccaccacacttccCACCATCCTTTTCTCCCCACCAACTCCACAACCACCAACTCCCCCACCATACTAGTGCAGCAACAACTCTTCCTTATCTTAGTCTCAACTTCAGCCAAGCAACGCAAGACTCACTATCACTTTTCACCAAGAATCTCCCAAAGAGCAGGGGAGCCTCCATTTCAACCTGCCAATGTTTTCAAGTTTCAATTCATTCAATGCACTACAACCGAAAAGTGAGAGAAATCACTCATTCACTCTCTGCCAGAAACATTAAggtaaaaaaattagtattgattcatcatctccttccaATTACAACTTACAGTTATTGAAAGAAACAAGTTTGATCTTTCAGTTCAGTCATTCCAGTTCTTTTAACTCAACAtcacagcagccaaccaagcCCAAAACATTCGCAAGGTATTCATTATTTCAGTTTATTCAAGTTCCGGCTATATGCAGCATATGCCCAGTTTTAGAAATGCATAGTATGAGAGGAGAAGCATGACCATATTATCGACATAGAACTCACTAACAAACCAACAGATTATATGAACTCATTTTTATGAAAAACATAGACTATAGAATGAGAATTTCCTTCACGATCTAGTGAAACCGAACCTAGTATTTTGGGGAAAGATAGGAGTAGTATTTGTTGTACTTGATTTCATTAAATCGGGGAGGGATACCAGATGACGTCAACGCTGACCGATGAAGAGGAGATGGAGGTCGTCAGCTGAGCAGAGGCGACATCGCCTGaaccaagagagagagagaggcttgAGCTGGTTCTTGAGCAGATGACAGATTTCAGCGGCATCTCCTGCTGCCTGACGGAGCTCAACGGACAGAGAAGGAAGAGCCGAACGCCGGAGAAGCAGCGGCGAAGTaccctcgccgattctggacagcagcggcggcggcacccGCCTCGGCTGAGGTCGGATCGAGAGGTGAAGGGGACGGCGACGCGGTAACCGTGGAAgaccggcggcggcgctcccagACGACGTCcgctgaccaccggacgagcagcagcaactccagtcGGCGACGACtccaggcgaagcagcagcagtcggcggcgatTTCAGACGGGGACGCGGAGCAGCGGTGACCTGGTAATTGAAAGTTAGAGCTCGATCTGGGTTCCGCGGTCGGATTTGAGATGAAGGTCGGAGTTTGAAACCTCAGGGAAGAGTTAGGGCTCGACGTCGGAGGGGGATTTGAGAACCGGAGTTGGACGGCGCCGCTCCCAGCCGACGATGCTCGCCGGATTCCGAACGAAGGAGTAGCAGCGGTGTTCCAGATtttagggctcgattttgggGCTCTGCGGGGAGGAGAGAGAACGGCGCCGGGGTTAGACTCGTCGCCGGTCGAAGCCAACCGAAGCAGATGACAGCTGAACGCCCGGAGGAGGCGCAGCCTGCCAGATTTAGCCGGAGAAGGTGAAGCCGATCAGAGTTTTGAGGATGCCGAGCGTAAGCTTTGAGGAAGAGTGATGAGCGGCTCCTTGAGTTGGGATTAGAGAGAGACAGCAGCAGAAGCTCGGCCGGCGCGGCTTCGCCGGAGAGGGAAAGAGAATTtgagaagagaagaaaaagagggCAGCGGCGAgtttgagaagagagaaaaatgaaggACCGAGAATTtgagaagagaagaaaaagagatGGGCTTGATTTGGGCTCTTTCCTTTTAAATTTTTGGGCTTgtcattttatttggtttgggCCATTGCATTTATTTACTTTGGGcctcttttattaatttaattgggCTGCTTCTTATTTTCTTGATGGGCCGATATTTAGGCTGAGTTTATTAAAGAATGAG is a window encoding:
- the LOC130997805 gene encoding pentatricopeptide repeat-containing protein At1g71420-like isoform X3; translated protein: MALNLDVGVATSLIKCYSTLSGDVGACRKLFLETSVVDRDIVMWTGVMAASVERDHAQVVVLFNQMRWEDDFYPDCYVFTVLLKACANLVTESAAAAVHGQVVRAGFLNGIELDNALIHAYSRCGSVDNAERVFHDMSSRDVVSWNSMLKAYVVHGKAETSSDLFAQMDVAPDEATFVALMTSCSHAGMVKEGIEMFDTMRERYGW
- the LOC130997805 gene encoding pentatricopeptide repeat-containing protein At1g71420-like isoform X4, with amino-acid sequence MVRCGSVDNAERVFHDMSSRDVVSWNSMLKAYVVHGKAETSSDLFAQMDVAPDEATFVALMTSCSHAGMVKEGIEMFDTMRERYGIAPQLDHYACMVDILGRSGRLSEAENIIRNMPMQPDCVIWSAFLGGCRKHGEIEAAELASQKLQELDPIYFCYIWKVRIILIYIRKLWHFV
- the LOC130997805 gene encoding pentatricopeptide repeat-containing protein At1g71420-like isoform X2, with the translated sequence MALNLDVGVATSLIKCYSTLSGDVGACRKLFLETSVVDRDIVMWTGVMAASVERDHAQVVVLFNQMRWEDDFYPDCYVFTVLLKACANLVTESAAAAVHGQVVRAGFLNGIELDNALIHAYSRCGSVDNAERVFHDMSSRDVVSWNSMLKAYVVHGKAETSSDLFAQMDVAPDEATFVALMTSCSHAGMVKEGIEMFDTMRERYGIAPQLDHYACMVDILGRSGRLSEAENIIRNMPMQPDCVIWSAFLGGCRKHGEIEAAELASQKLQELDPIYFCYIWKVRIILIYIRKLWHFV
- the LOC130997805 gene encoding pentatricopeptide repeat-containing protein At1g71420-like isoform X1, encoding MGLKCCLQLQSASIKMALNLDVGVATSLIKCYSTLSGDVGACRKLFLETSVVDRDIVMWTGVMAASVERDHAQVVVLFNQMRWEDDFYPDCYVFTVLLKACANLVTESAAAAVHGQVVRAGFLNGIELDNALIHAYSRCGSVDNAERVFHDMSSRDVVSWNSMLKAYVVHGKAETSSDLFAQMDVAPDEATFVALMTSCSHAGMVKEGIEMFDTMRERYGIAPQLDHYACMVDILGRSGRLSEAENIIRNMPMQPDCVIWSAFLGGCRKHGEIEAAELASQKLQELDPIYFCYIWKVRIILIYIRKLWHFV